The window GGTCCCGCGCCGCGGACATGATAATGTTTTCCTTCCTGCGCCGGGCGCGTGAAAACGCCGCCGCCGCGCAAACCCCCGCCGCGCAGGATATGGCAAGGCGGGTGGCGTTCTTGGGCTGGCGCGCGCTGACCGGCGCGGGAGCGGACCCGGACGAACTGCTATGAAGCTGCTCAAACTCAAAACCGGCAGTTTCGGCGCGCTCTCCGGGCGGGAATTCGCGCCGGAGGGGAAACCGGCAGTCATTTTCGGCGCAAACGAGGCCGGCAAAACCACTTTTACGGATGCCGTCTGCGCCGCGCTTTACGGCCTGCCGCGCGCCAACTCCTCCTTCGGCAGGGAGTTCTACGCCAGATACGGCGACACGCCGGCGGCGTCGGCGGAATTCTCGGAGCCGGCGCTGTCGGCCTCCTCGGGCGCGCCGCCCCCGCAGGGGGATTTCCCGCAGGAGCTTTTCCGCGCGCTGCTGGTAATCCGCGCCGGCGAGGCCCGCGTGCAAAGCCAGGAAAAACGGTTCATGCAGCTTTTCACCGCCCGCGTCATGTCCGGCGGCGAGGTGGACGTGCAGCGCGCGCTGGGCGAGCTGCGCAAAATATACGACCACAAGGAAACCACCTCCTGGGGCAAACGTTGGACGGAGGAAAACAAAACCCTCGCGGACCTGCGCCAGCTGCTCAGTCAGAGCGGCGACATGGAAACGCTCTCCCGGCGGAAATTCGAGCTTGCGCGGGAGCTTCAGTCAAAACAGCGGGAGCATGAAGCGCGGGAGGCCGAGGTCAGCCGGCTGGAGCGCGAACTGCAATTCATAAAGCTGGATATGCTGCGCCAGCTTCAGCGCCGGCACGACGAGACTCAGCGCGGCATAGCGGAACTGGGCGGAATAGACCAGTCCCTCCTCATGCGCTACAATGTGCTGCAGGAGGAGATAAACGCCCTCGCCCGCAAATCCGCCGAAAAAACCGCACTGTTTGGCGACATAGCCCGCACATTGGAGGAAAATTCCGCGCTGATGCGCGAATGTGAGGCCCGCCTAGCAGCCATCGCCCCGCAGCAGGCGCGCGGACGGCTCATGCGCGCGGAGGCGGAGTTGTCCAGCCGCGAGGAAGTCTGCGGCGGCTTTTACCACAAAAGCAAAACCGCCGCGCTTGCGCCGGCCTTTGCCGCGCTGGCCGCGGGAGCCGCAGTTTACGCTGCGGGACGTATTGCGGGACTGTCGGGGATGCTTCTGGCCGCGGCAGCGTCCGCCGGGGCCGCGCTGGCGGCCTACGCCGCGCTGCGGGCCGTAGACGGGGGCCGCCCCGCCGCGGAAGCCAAAGCCGCCCTGATTGCCGCACAAAACGAATTTCAAGGCGCGCTGTCCGGCATGGGGCCTGCATGGAAAAATCTAAGCCGCGCCCAGGTCCGCCAAGCCGTCAGCAGGGAAGACAGCGTCCACATCGCCCAGAGCGAACGACACGATGTGCTGGCAACCCTTCTGTCCCGCGCGCTTTCCCGCCGCGCCGAGGAAGAAGCCGCGCTGGCCCAGATATCAGCGCGGCTTGAGATACTCAAAAGCCAGCTTGAATCAGGGCTGAAGGCGCTTGGCGCCCGGAACCTGGGCGACCTGGCGGCGCGCATAGAAAAGCTGGAATACCTGCACCGCAGCCGGGACGAGGCGGAAAGCCAGATAACCCTTGCAGCGGACATAACCCGGCGCAACATCGGCTTTGACCTGGACCGGAAAATCAGGGAGCGGGAGCGCCAGCTTGAAACCCTCCCCCCCCCGGCGGCGCTGCGGACGCAAAGCGAGGCCGAGGCCGATATGACCCTGGCTTCCCAGGAAACGCAGAAAATAACCGCGGCGCGCGAACAATTGCACCGCGAATACAACGAAGTTACCGACAGCCTGTCCCGGCTGGAGGGAAGTTTCGGGATGCCGGTGGCGGAGGTTTTCGCCAAGCTAAAGAATACGGAACGCGCCGTGTCGGAAATTTCGCTGTGGCGGCAGGCAGCGGAAGAAACTTTCAGGACAGTAAGCGACATTTCCCGCGCCAATATGGAGATGCTGCGCAACTGCGTTGAGAACGCGGCCCCCGCCTTCTCCCGCATGACAGGAGGAGCATACACCGGCCTGTCGCTGGCAAAATCCTCGCCGTTTGAAGCCGGCGCGATAACCGCGCGGCATAAGGATTTGGGGGAGCGTCCGGCGGAGTGGCTTTCCAGCGGCGCGGCGGACATGCTGTGGCTGGCAATCAGGATGGCAATGGCCTCTTCCGGCTACAAAACCCCGGCCTTCATGCTGCTGGACGAGCCGTTTTCCTCGCTGGACAGGGCGCGCGCGTCAAACGCCATGTCCGCAATAGCGGATTTCGGCGGGACCGGCTGGCAGGTAATAATCCTCACCAAAGACGAGACCACTGCGAAAGCCGCAGCAACCGCCGGTTTCCTGCGGATAAATCTGTAATTTCCTTCCGGCTACTTTTATATAATTTCATCGGATGAACCGGTGCGGCGGAATGCGGTTGTTTTTCTCTATGGCGGCGGTATCGCTGTCGGCTGCGTTTCTGGTGGGAGGCTACGAGTTCGCCAGAATCGCGGCGGCGACGGTGTTCATGGACGCCTACGGTTCCTCGCGCATGCCTTACGCGCTTTCAGCCGTTCCGGCGGCGATGCTCGCGGCAGTCTACCTTTATGCGCGCGTGCTGTCCGCGCGCGGCCCGATGAGGGCAATGCTGCTGTCCATGGCGGCTTCCGCCGTATTTTTCGCCGCGGTGTATCTTTGCATTCCGTCAAAAGGGCATCCGGGGCTGCGCCTGGCCCCGGCGGCGTTTTACCTGTTCACGGAAGTCTACATAGTGCTGCTGGTGGAGCAGTACTGGTCTTTCATCAACAGCACGCTGAACCCGGCCAGCGCGAAACTCTACAACGGCCCCATCACCGGCGGGGCGGCCATAGGCCCCGCGCTGTCGGACTGGTTCATCAAGACATACGCCTCCTCTCTGGGCACGGAGCAACTGATTCTGCTGGCCGCCGCGGCCATACTGCCCGCCGCCGTCCTGATATGGCTGTCCTACCGCCTAGCGGGAGAGCCGCGCCCCTCCGAAACCGAAACCGGCGCGGCAGGGGGACATCTGCATCTCTCCCTGATAAGGGAAAACCGCACTTTACTGCTGCTGATGTGCGCGATATTCCTGTCCCAGATGGTGGCCACCGCGCTGAATCTCAAGCTCTACGAGGTAGTGGAAAACTCCATCTCCGGCAGGGACGCGCGTTCCGCCTTTATAGGCAGCGTGCTGATGTATGCCAACATCTCCTCCGGGATATTGCAGTTCGTTCTCGCGCCCGCGCTGCTGCGCTTTGTCCCTTATGCCGCGATAATGGCGGCCATACCGGCGCTGCACCTGGCGACAGCGGCATCCGTCGCGCTGCATCCGACGCTGTATACGGCGGCCTTCGCGCTGGGCGCGTTCAAAAGCCTGGATTATTCCATTTTCCGCGCCGCCAAGGAGCTTATTTACGTGCCACTTTCCTATGACGCGCGCTACCGCGCCAAACAGATTGTGGACGGGGTCACCTACAGGTTTTCAAAAGGCGCGACTGCGGTTTCGCTCTCCGCCTGGCGCGCGCTGACCGGGGCGGCGGGGCCGTATTCGCTGATTGCGGTATGCGCGGCGGGGCTGTGGCTGGCGGTAAGCGTGCCGCTTGGCCGGCGCGCGGCGGGACAACTGGAATGAGGCGCACGCTCTGGTGCACGGTATGGGAAATAACGCTCAAGTGCGACCTGCGCTGCATCCACTGCGGCGCCTCCGCCGGCAAATGCCGCGAAAACGAGCTTGACACCCGCGAGGCGCTGGCCCTTGCCGACTCGCTGAAGAAAG is drawn from Elusimicrobiales bacterium and contains these coding sequences:
- a CDS encoding AAA family ATPase, with translation MKLLKLKTGSFGALSGREFAPEGKPAVIFGANEAGKTTFTDAVCAALYGLPRANSSFGREFYARYGDTPAASAEFSEPALSASSGAPPPQGDFPQELFRALLVIRAGEARVQSQEKRFMQLFTARVMSGGEVDVQRALGELRKIYDHKETTSWGKRWTEENKTLADLRQLLSQSGDMETLSRRKFELARELQSKQREHEAREAEVSRLERELQFIKLDMLRQLQRRHDETQRGIAELGGIDQSLLMRYNVLQEEINALARKSAEKTALFGDIARTLEENSALMRECEARLAAIAPQQARGRLMRAEAELSSREEVCGGFYHKSKTAALAPAFAALAAGAAVYAAGRIAGLSGMLLAAAASAGAALAAYAALRAVDGGRPAAEAKAALIAAQNEFQGALSGMGPAWKNLSRAQVRQAVSREDSVHIAQSERHDVLATLLSRALSRRAEEEAALAQISARLEILKSQLESGLKALGARNLGDLAARIEKLEYLHRSRDEAESQITLAADITRRNIGFDLDRKIRERERQLETLPPPAALRTQSEAEADMTLASQETQKITAAREQLHREYNEVTDSLSRLEGSFGMPVAEVFAKLKNTERAVSEISLWRQAAEETFRTVSDISRANMEMLRNCVENAAPAFSRMTGGAYTGLSLAKSSPFEAGAITARHKDLGERPAEWLSSGAADMLWLAIRMAMASSGYKTPAFMLLDEPFSSLDRARASNAMSAIADFGGTGWQVIILTKDETTAKAAATAGFLRINL
- a CDS encoding Npt1/Npt2 family nucleotide transporter, yielding MNRCGGMRLFFSMAAVSLSAAFLVGGYEFARIAAATVFMDAYGSSRMPYALSAVPAAMLAAVYLYARVLSARGPMRAMLLSMAASAVFFAAVYLCIPSKGHPGLRLAPAAFYLFTEVYIVLLVEQYWSFINSTLNPASAKLYNGPITGGAAIGPALSDWFIKTYASSLGTEQLILLAAAAILPAAVLIWLSYRLAGEPRPSETETGAAGGHLHLSLIRENRTLLLLMCAIFLSQMVATALNLKLYEVVENSISGRDARSAFIGSVLMYANISSGILQFVLAPALLRFVPYAAIMAAIPALHLATAASVALHPTLYTAAFALGAFKSLDYSIFRAAKELIYVPLSYDARYRAKQIVDGVTYRFSKGATAVSLSAWRALTGAAGPYSLIAVCAAGLWLAVSVPLGRRAAGQLE